The DNA sequence cacaattgcttcacagctccagggtcccaggtttgattccggattggatcactgtctgtgcagagtctgcacatcctcccccgtgtgcgtgtgggtttcctccgggtgctccggtttcctcccagtccaaagatgtgcaggttaggtggattggccatgataaattgccctcaagtgtccaaaattgtgcttagtgttgggtggagatagagtgggggtgtgggcttgggtagggtgctcttccaagagccggtgcagactcgacgggccgaatggcctcctactgcactgtatggattccagATAGCTTGGCAATTGCTTCAGGTTGATAAAATGATGGTTCTCGTCGCAGGAACAGAAATTCTCGTAACAAATTCTGGTTGGTAGAAGAGTGCCGGATAACACAATTTACCGTAATTGGACATGAAATCGAAATACTGAACCAATgtaggtattggggggggggggaagaggatgcaCAAGAGATAGCAACTTCCCTTACCTTCATAGTTCACTTGACCATCACCATCAATATCTGCTTCTCTGATCATTTCATCAACTTCTTCATCTGTCAATTTTTCTCCAAGGTTTGTCATTACATGACGAAGTTCTGCAGCACTAATGTAACCATTACCATCCTGGAAACAAAAAAAATCCCAACAGTTTGAGATTATTATCAAGAAAGTTAAATGCTGGTATCAAAGGGTCATGCAAGcaagtcatagtattcttgctccaAAGTTAGGTTGTGAACTAAAGGTCCAATCTGGGCGAATACATCATTTTGGCTGATAGTTACAAAAACAGCAACACACTTTTGAAGTGGCACTTCCAGACAAAACATCACCCCCCAAGCAGATGAAGGTCCTGTGTTGTGATTCAGAACAGGATCCACATTTGCAGTATCCTGGGCAATTATCCTCGACCAGTAATCTGGACGATATTATACTTCAACCAACATCAGAAACAGATGCTGTACTCTTTGTTGTCTATGaagtcttgctgtgcacaaaattggGTGCTGCATTTGTTCAACATGCTTTGAATGCCAGTGTGAAAGTTACAATATAAAATGCAAGTTAGTCCCCTTAAATTAAAATGCAAACCATATTAAGAGAAGTCTCTATGTTCACTTGCTTCAAGGCTTTCTGAAAAACTGTAGTCTCAATCTAATTTAGTGGCCAAAAGCCCAGTGCCAAAACAAAATGTTCCAATTTGGGACAGCAAAAGTAATCTCGAATGAGGTTCAGAGTCACATTAAGGCAGTGGAATGCTAGCCTGGCCAAGTCCACCTAGGGGGGGAAGAACTGCACGGAGCTTAACCTGGAAGCACATAGTAATTCACATAATGTAGCAGAAAACTCACTTTCTAGCAACTTGAATTGCCACAAGTACACTATACCTTATCAAACACTCTGAATGCTTCTCTGATTTCTTCCTCACTATCTGTATCTTTCATTTTTCTTGCCATCATTGTCAGGAATTCTGGAAAGTCAATTGTTCCATTTCCTGCCAAAAAAAGGGAGGTTTGTGAAAACAGCACACAGTAATAGGAAATGCATAATGAGGGATTTTTGCTCCTCCTGCTTACCATCAGCATCAACCTCATTGATCATATCCTGTAGTTCTGCCTCAGTTGGGTTCTGTCCTAGTGATCTCATAACTGTCCCAAGTTCTTTTGTTGTTATGGTACCATCTCCATCTTTGTCAAAGAGTGAAAAGGCCTCTTTGAATTCTACAAGGAGGGAAAAATTCACTATTGTAAAGAGACATACTAGCACAGTAGGCACCGAATGCATGCAATTTTACTATTTTAAAGCATAATGTAAATTACTCTTTAAAGTTGTGAAAGGCAACATACAGATCAAGTTTATTGCTAAACTGGTGAAGGTCCCAACTAACACAATCATGCCAATTGCAAAAATGGAGGTTTCACTATTAGGTTACTCTAAAGATAAAAGTTGCAGATTTCTCAGATATACTGTACGGCCAGAAGGTTGAAACTACTGATTTTAACTGGCCCAGCTAAATATAGGGTATTAATCCCAAGGTCGAAATCTAACTTTGGCAAAAACAGTACAGATGTTTATTGACTAGATATTGTTAATTCAAATAACCAGCTTGGTTTAACACATGGATTTACTACAGAAAGACCACAAAAATGCTTCCGTCAAAAAAAATGGCAACCCAATCATTTATCTTGTTCACTTCTCCCCAACCCACCCTAGATAAATTAGTTCTGGCAATGTTCAATGCCAACTGATGCATATGCACTCTCTATACAAAGCTCCAAGTACAACCAGGAAATGCAAAGCCATGCATAGAGGAATCACTTCACTGGTCTGTTGGTTGTACTTTGTGGACAATTTGCAAGCTCTTTAAATGGTAACAATGAACCAAAGTTCAAGGATGGTCAATTTAATTAACCTTACGTTAATGTTACATTACTTGGAGTTCAACCACAATAACTTATTCCCAGCTGTACCAATTGAGATTAAATTTACACCCGCCCCATCAGATTTCTTGCACCATAATTTACAGAACATAAATATTTATAAACGTTTTAGTACTAAAACAGAGCTTTGAATATcttacccacacccccacccccctcctccaaaatAAGAGATTTTTACACAAAAGCAAGCTGCAAACAATTAGGGCAGTTTTTGAATACTTGCCAGCAATTTGCTCCTCTGTTAGTTGATCAGCCTGAAAAGGAGAATTACAGATTATGAACTAATCATACATCAGGCTACATGACAGGGCAAGAAAATCACAAATTGGGCCAAATGACACAACTCATTCATTCGtttgcaacaacaaaaaaatgaCATGATGCCCAAGATAACATTGCTGAGGGTGTCCACAGGTTAAGATAATATGCAAGAATATATGTTTTAAAATAACGATACCTCGCCAGCAACATTGACTCTGGCTGAGACAAATTTCGAGACGACCAAGTGCAAGGATCCCCTACTTTTATCAAACAGCCAAAACATAAGTCTTCAGAAGTGAAACTTTTGAATTTAAAATTTGCACCCACAGTTCCAAAGAGGGATGTTTCATGATGTAATTAAATCAATGGCTACAGTAGGCAGGCTAATTTAACTAACCCAGCCTTAGTAAGTGAATAATACTGGACTCCATTTAAAAACCCAACTTTTTGGTAAATACAGACTTGTTCAACAGCACTCGAAAGCAGCTCATCGATTCACTCCATATAGGTCAAATACATTCAAAAGTCAAGTGCAAACTGCCAACAATGGGTGCGGTGGCAAGAAAAGCAGCGGTAGCCAGTGAGGGAGTGGCTCAAATTCCACAAGTCAGTCCCCGAGCCCCAGTGATCATCAAGCCCTGAAGAAAAAAAGCTAAACTTTAAGCAAGTCGCAGGGCGGCCCAGCCCCCGAGAAAGAGGGAGGGACAAGGCATCCTAAGGCTGAATGGAAGAGTCACTTTCCAACCCTGGCACCCCTTGGTTGCGAGtcgaatgctcccccccccccccccccccccccccggaatcggcagtgagggaGACGCTGCAGTCCGCTCCACTCCTTCTGCATTGCGTGCGGCTGCAGCCGGAAGTGCCGATAATCTTAAAACCAAGCCATCTCCCGAggtcgacaaccccccccccccccccgggcagacaacTCCCCTACCGTGAGCTGCacaactccaacccccccccccggaaataaaTTCAAACCTTCGACGTTAACGCTTTTTAAACGCCGCTGGGAGCTAGAGGGGGCGGCGGGCCCCCCGGGACCGTTACCGCGTTCCTCGGGCGCCCCCTCCCCCGGGACAGCCGTTACCACGGGCGCCCCCTCCCCCGGGACAGCCGTTACCGCGCTCCCTCACCTCTCCAGCTGTCCCCGCtcgagctctccccccccccccccccccccgcggggccagGCTCCAACGGTCAGAACCGCCGCCCTCGGGATGAGGTGAAAAGGCGGCGGCGGCAGCAGCGACAGTACCACCACCGCCCCCTCTAGCTCCCTCCCCGCAGCGGCAAGAGCACGGGGAGGATCGGGCTGAGTGCGAGGAGCGACATTCGGGTAAGGTCGCCGCCGCCACCGTACAAAGGGGAACGGGGCGGGAGGTGGAAACGACCCCTTCACCCACCGCAACCCATTGCCGACATCCACTCCCTCCTGCCCCGCTCGTCCTCTCCTACGCCGaactccaccaccacccctcccaaaATAAAAAGGAAAGAGCGAAGAATAAAGACCAAGGTCGATAGCGGTTGACGGCGACTAATGGGCCGCGGTGGTGGCCCGGCGGCTCTCGCCCTCCATCTCCCAGCTCCACAGAGGCGTCGTCTCACGTTGCCGAGGGGAACGGGGCAAATGAAAATATACAGATTAAAGAAATGTCCGCTTGCAGTCCAACGGAAAATACACCACCGGGGAGGGGAATAAATCCAAATCTCTTCCACGGCAGGGGACGGGGACTGACAGCCGGGGCGGGACTCACCATTTCTGCACCGTTGTGAACTGGTTGCCGATTGCCCCGCTCGCGGctgaactcctctccgccctcaccGCCACTGACTATAAACAGCCCGCTCACAGCCACTGCTTAACACCCCTCTGCCGCTGTGTCCCTCCGCACAGCCCCGCCCACCGCGCATTACCCTCCCCAAAGAGGGCCGTCGCACCCACCCCAGCCTCCGCTCAAAGAAAAACTAGCAACCCAGCTTCGAATTAATCCGCCATCTCCTTTCAAATAAAGCACCGCTTTGCTAACCgtcaacaaaccccccccacacacacaaccccgcaGCCGGAAGCCTCCAGCTGGGGATTATTTGTTTCGCCCCGCGGAGGCAGATGCAGCCCGACGTGGCGGCTCGGCTCCCTCTGCGGTCGCTGATTGGTTGGGTCGTACCTGCAATGCGTCAGTGCAAGGCAACGTCGCTGGTGCTGCTTGGCGTCTGCTGGCCTCTGCCCTGTCACTCAGAGCGCAGGGGGAGGGGCTGTCACTCAGAGCGCGCGGGGAGGGTGCTGTCACTCAAAGCGCGGAGGGAGGGGGCTGTCACTCCGAGcgcggggggaggggtcagtcactcAGAGCGcgggagggaagggaggagaggggcgtctcagagcgggagtggggaggggtctgtctcagagcgggagtggggaggggactgTCTCAgagccggggggtggggagggggctgtctcagagccggggggggtggggagggggctgtctcagagccggggggggtggggagggggctgtctcagagccgggggggttgggagggggctgTCTcagagccggggggggtggggagggggctgtctcagagccggggggtggggagggggctgtctcagagccggggggtggggagggggctgtcacagagcggggggggggggctgtctcagagcgggagtggggaggggactgTCTcagagccggggggggtggggagggggctgtctcagagccggggggggtggggagggggctgtctcagagccggggggggtggggagggggctgtctcagagccgggggggtggggagggggctgtctcagagccgggggggtggggagggggctgtctcagagccgggggggtggggagggggctgtctcagagccggtgggtggggtggggtggggagggggctgtctcagagccgggggttggggagggggctgtctcagagccggtgggtggggagggggctgtctcagagccgggggttggggagggggctgtctcagagcgggtgtggggaggggtctgtctcagagcgggtgtggggaggggtctgtctcagagcgggggtgaggagggggctgtCTTAgagcgggagtggggagggggctgtcttagagcgggggtggggagggggctgtcacagagcgggggtggggagggggctgtcacagagcgggggggggggctgtctcagagccggggggggggagg is a window from the Scyliorhinus torazame isolate Kashiwa2021f chromosome 1, sScyTor2.1, whole genome shotgun sequence genome containing:
- the LOC140426392 gene encoding calmodulin-1 isoform X1; protein product: MFWLFDKSRGSLHLVVSKFVSARVNVAGEADQLTEEQIAEFKEAFSLFDKDGDGTITTKELGTVMRSLGQNPTEAELQDMINEVDADGNGTIDFPEFLTMMARKMKDTDSEEEIREAFRVFDKDGNGYISAAELRHVMTNLGEKLTDEEVDEMIREADIDGDGQVNYEEFVQMMTAK
- the LOC140426392 gene encoding calmodulin-1 isoform X2 — its product is MADQLTEEQIAEFKEAFSLFDKDGDGTITTKELGTVMRSLGQNPTEAELQDMINEVDADGNGTIDFPEFLTMMARKMKDTDSEEEIREAFRVFDKDGNGYISAAELRHVMTNLGEKLTDEEVDEMIREADIDGDGQVNYEEFVQMMTAK